One segment of Solanum stenotomum isolate F172 chromosome 1, ASM1918654v1, whole genome shotgun sequence DNA contains the following:
- the LOC125853313 gene encoding probable carboxylesterase 12 encodes MDSKEIAYDVPMFFKVYKDGSIEKYRKHDYAPPSDNPITGVRSKDIIVLPENNVTVRLYLPKITQNDDQKFPLLVYFHGGGFVMESAFSTYYHSYLHSLAAEANVLIVSVEYRLAPEHKIPACYDDSWAAMKWVSQQANGEQGSEPWLKSHADFSRVFLSGDSAGANIAHNMMMRASVDEDKLGDGLKLVGMALVHPYFGNNEPDRIWSYCCPENPKTDDPRFNPAAHPSLLSKLVCSKILICTGGADFIRDRGWTYFESLKKCGWKGEVQLKETEGEEHVFHLVKPTCERAQALMKWLADFFQQSS; translated from the exons ATGGATTCAAAGGAAATTGCTTATGATGTCCCAATGTTTTTTAAGGTCTACAAAGATGGCAGTATCGAAAAGTATCGGAAACATGATTATGCCCCTCCTTCCGATAATCCAATCACCGGTGTTCGATCCAAAGATATCATCGTCCTACCGGAGAACAATGTAACGGTACGCCTTTATCTTCCTAAAATAACCCAAAATGATGATCAGAAATTTCCACTCCTTGTGTATTTCCATGGGGGAGGGTTTGTGATGGAATCGGCGTTTTCTACTTACTATCATAGTTATCTCCACTCTCTAGCTGCAGAAGCCAATGTACTTATCGTGTCTGTCGAGTACCGATTAGCCCCTGAACACAAAATTCCTGCCTGTTATGATGATTCGTGGGCTGCCATGAAATGGGTCTCTCAGCAGGCCAATGGTGAACAGGGATCTGAACCATGGCTGAAAAGTCATGCTGACTTCTCCCGAGTTTTCTTGTCAG GTGATAGTGCAGGAGCAAATATTGCTCATAACATGATGATGCGAGCAAGTGTAGATGAAGATAAACTTGGAGATGGGTTAAAACTTGTCGGAATGGCATTAGTTCATCCCTATTTCGGGAACAATGAGCCAGATAGAATTTGGTCGTATTGTTGCCCAGAAAATCCCAAAACTGATGACCCAAGATTCAATCCAGCAGCACATCCAAGTTTGCTATCGAAGCTTGTTTGTTCCAAGATTCTGATATGCACCGGGGGAGCGGATTTTATAAGGGACAGAGGGTGGACATACTTTGAGTCCCTGAAGAAATGTGGATGGAAAGGTGAAGTGCAACTTAAGGAAACAGAAGGGGAAGAACATGTTTTTCATTTGGTTAAGCCAACTTGTGAGAGAGCTCAGGCCTTGATGAAATGGCTAGCTGATTTCTTTCAACAATCAAGCTGA